In Mycobacteriales bacterium, a genomic segment contains:
- a CDS encoding 30S ribosomal protein S2: MAVVTMRQLLESGVHFGHQTRRWNPKMKRFIFTERNGIYIIDLQQS; this comes from the coding sequence ATGGCCGTCGTCACGATGCGCCAGCTGCTCGAGAGCGGTGTCCACTTCGGGCACCAGACCCGGCGCTGGAACCCGAAGATGAAGCGCTTCATCTTCACCGAGCGCAACGGCATCTACATCATCGACCTGCAGCAGTCG